A part of Streptomyces sp. NBC_00557 genomic DNA contains:
- a CDS encoding multifunctional oxoglutarate decarboxylase/oxoglutarate dehydrogenase thiamine pyrophosphate-binding subunit/dihydrolipoyllysine-residue succinyltransferase subunit, producing MSPQSPSNPSVSTDDQAGKNPAAAFGPNEWLVDEIYQQYLQDPNSVDRAWWDFFADYKPGAPATPAPAGAAATGAAETPTSAPQPQQAAPAAAPAAPKPAAAPAPAPAPAAKAAAPAPAEPATPAQAPAQPKPRAAAPAAQAPEAPEGPELVTLRGPAAAVAKNMNASLELPTATSVRAVPVKLLFDNRIVINNHLKRARGGKISFTHLIGYAMVQAIKAMPSMNWSYGEKDGKPTLVKPPHINLGLAIDLVKPNGDRQLVVAAIKKAETLNFFEFWQAYEDIVRRARDGKLTMDDFTGVTVSLTNPGGLGTVHSVPRLMPGQSVIMGVGSMDYPAEFQGTSQDTLNKLGISKVMTLTSTYDHRVIQGAASGEFLRQVANLLLGENGFYDDIFEALRIPYEPVRWLRDIDASHDDDVTKAARVFELIHSYRVRGHVMADTDPLEYKQRKHPDLDIVEHGLTLWDLEREFAVGGFAGKSMMKLRDILGVLRDSYCRTTGIEFMHIQDPKQRKWIQDRVERPHSKMEREEQLRILRRLNAAEAFETFLQTKYVGQKRFSLEGGESVIPLLDAVIDSAAESRLDEVVIGMAHRGRLNVLANIVGKSYAQIFREFEGNLDPKSMHGSGDVKYHLGAEGTFTGLDGEQIKVSLVANPSHLEAVDPVLEGVARAKQDIINKGGTDFTVLPVAIHGDAAFAGQGVVAETLNMSQLRGYRTGGTVHIVINNQVGFTAAPESSRSSMYATDVARMIEAPIFHVNGDDPEAVVRVARLAFEFRQAFNKDVVIDLICYRRRGHNESDNPAFTQPLMYDLIDKKRSVRKLYTESLIGRGDITLEEAEQALQDYQGQLEKVFTEVREATSQPAAADVQAPQDGFPVAVPTAVSAEVVKRIAESQVNIPEGISVHPRLQPQLQRRAAMVEDGTIDWGMGETLAIGSLLLEGTPVRLAGQDSQRGTFGQRHAVLIDRETGEEYTPLQYLSDDQARLNVYNSLLSEYAAMGFEYGYSLARPDALVMWEAQFGDFANGAQTVVDEFISSAEQKWGQTSGVVLLLPHGYEGQGPDHSSARPERFLQLCAQNNMTVAMPTLPSNYFHLLRWQVHNPHHKPLIVFTPKSMLRLKAAASKAEEFTSGQFRPVIGDSSVDPAAVRKVVFCAGKVYYDLDAERQKRGATDTAIIRIERLYPLPGAELQAEIKKYPNAEKYLWAQEEPANQGAWPFIALNLIDHLDLAVGADVPHGERLRRISRPHSSSPAVGSAKRHQAEQEQLVREVFEA from the coding sequence GTGTCGCCACAGTCCCCCAGTAACCCGAGTGTCTCCACCGACGACCAAGCCGGGAAGAACCCCGCAGCCGCGTTCGGTCCGAACGAGTGGCTCGTCGACGAGATCTATCAGCAGTACCTCCAGGACCCGAATTCGGTAGACCGCGCCTGGTGGGACTTCTTCGCCGATTACAAGCCCGGTGCTCCTGCCACCCCGGCTCCGGCGGGTGCTGCGGCCACGGGGGCCGCAGAGACCCCCACCTCGGCCCCGCAGCCCCAGCAGGCCGCCCCCGCAGCAGCTCCGGCGGCCCCGAAGCCCGCCGCGGCCCCCGCTCCGGCCCCCGCCCCCGCGGCGAAGGCCGCGGCCCCCGCCCCGGCCGAGCCGGCGACGCCCGCACAGGCGCCGGCCCAGCCGAAGCCCAGGGCCGCCGCCCCCGCCGCGCAAGCCCCCGAGGCCCCCGAGGGCCCGGAGCTGGTCACCCTGCGCGGCCCGGCCGCCGCCGTCGCGAAGAACATGAACGCCTCCCTGGAGCTGCCGACCGCCACGTCGGTCCGTGCGGTCCCGGTGAAGCTGCTGTTCGACAACCGGATCGTCATCAACAACCACCTCAAGCGCGCCCGGGGCGGGAAGATCTCCTTCACCCACCTCATCGGGTACGCGATGGTGCAGGCCATCAAGGCCATGCCGTCGATGAACTGGTCGTACGGCGAGAAGGACGGCAAGCCGACCCTCGTCAAGCCGCCGCACATCAACCTCGGCCTCGCCATCGACCTGGTGAAGCCCAACGGCGACCGCCAGCTCGTCGTGGCCGCCATCAAGAAGGCCGAGACCCTGAACTTCTTCGAGTTCTGGCAGGCCTACGAGGACATCGTCCGCCGCGCCCGCGACGGCAAGCTGACGATGGACGACTTCACCGGCGTCACGGTCTCCCTGACCAACCCCGGCGGCCTCGGCACCGTCCACTCCGTGCCGCGCCTGATGCCCGGCCAGTCCGTGATCATGGGCGTCGGCTCCATGGACTACCCGGCGGAGTTCCAGGGCACCAGCCAGGACACCCTGAACAAGCTCGGCATCTCGAAGGTCATGACGCTCACGTCGACCTACGACCACCGGGTCATCCAGGGCGCCGCCTCCGGCGAGTTCCTGCGCCAGGTCGCCAACCTGCTGCTGGGCGAGAACGGCTTCTACGACGACATCTTCGAGGCCCTGCGCATCCCCTACGAGCCGGTCCGCTGGCTCAGGGACATCGACGCCAGCCACGACGACGACGTCACCAAGGCCGCCCGCGTCTTCGAGCTGATCCACTCCTACCGGGTCCGCGGCCACGTCATGGCCGACACCGACCCGCTGGAGTACAAGCAGCGCAAGCACCCCGACCTGGACATCGTCGAGCACGGCCTCACCCTGTGGGACCTGGAGCGCGAGTTCGCCGTCGGCGGCTTCGCCGGCAAGTCGATGATGAAGCTGCGCGACATCCTCGGCGTGCTGCGCGACTCGTACTGCCGCACCACCGGCATCGAGTTCATGCACATCCAGGACCCCAAGCAGCGCAAGTGGATCCAGGACCGCGTGGAGCGCCCGCACTCCAAGATGGAGCGCGAGGAGCAGCTGCGGATCCTGCGCCGGCTGAACGCGGCGGAGGCCTTCGAGACCTTCCTGCAGACCAAGTACGTCGGCCAGAAGCGCTTCTCCCTGGAGGGCGGCGAGTCCGTCATCCCGCTGCTCGACGCGGTCATCGACTCCGCGGCCGAGTCGCGCCTCGACGAGGTCGTCATCGGCATGGCCCACCGCGGCCGCCTGAACGTGCTGGCGAACATCGTCGGCAAGTCGTACGCGCAGATCTTCCGCGAGTTCGAGGGCAACCTCGACCCGAAGTCGATGCACGGCTCCGGCGACGTGAAGTACCACCTGGGCGCCGAGGGCACCTTCACCGGCCTGGACGGCGAGCAGATCAAGGTCTCCCTGGTCGCGAACCCGTCCCACCTGGAGGCCGTCGACCCGGTCCTCGAGGGCGTCGCCCGCGCCAAGCAGGACATCATCAACAAGGGCGGCACGGACTTCACGGTCCTGCCGGTGGCGATCCACGGCGACGCGGCCTTCGCGGGCCAGGGCGTGGTGGCCGAGACCCTGAACATGTCCCAGCTGCGCGGCTACCGCACCGGCGGCACGGTCCACATCGTCATCAACAACCAGGTCGGCTTCACCGCCGCCCCGGAGTCCTCGCGTTCCTCCATGTACGCGACGGACGTGGCGAGGATGATCGAGGCCCCGATCTTCCACGTGAACGGCGACGACCCGGAGGCCGTGGTCCGCGTCGCGCGTCTGGCCTTCGAGTTCCGCCAGGCGTTCAACAAGGACGTGGTGATCGACCTCATCTGCTACCGCCGCCGCGGTCACAACGAGTCGGACAACCCGGCCTTCACCCAGCCGCTGATGTACGACCTGATCGACAAGAAGCGCTCGGTGCGCAAGCTGTACACCGAGTCCCTGATCGGTCGCGGCGACATCACCCTGGAAGAGGCCGAGCAGGCGCTGCAGGACTACCAGGGCCAGCTGGAGAAGGTCTTCACCGAGGTCCGCGAGGCCACCTCGCAGCCCGCCGCCGCGGACGTCCAGGCGCCGCAGGACGGCTTCCCGGTCGCGGTCCCGACCGCGGTCTCCGCCGAGGTCGTCAAGCGGATCGCCGAGTCCCAGGTGAACATCCCCGAGGGCATCAGCGTCCACCCGCGTCTGCAGCCGCAGCTGCAGCGCCGTGCGGCGATGGTCGAGGACGGCACCATCGACTGGGGCATGGGCGAGACCCTGGCCATCGGCTCCCTGCTGCTGGAGGGCACCCCGGTCCGGCTCGCCGGCCAGGACTCCCAGCGCGGCACCTTCGGCCAGCGCCACGCGGTGCTGATCGACCGGGAGACCGGCGAGGAGTACACCCCGCTGCAGTACCTCTCCGACGACCAGGCCCGCCTGAACGTCTACAACTCCCTGCTCTCCGAATACGCGGCCATGGGCTTCGAGTACGGCTACTCGCTGGCCCGCCCGGACGCGCTCGTGATGTGGGAGGCGCAGTTCGGCGACTTCGCCAACGGCGCGCAGACGGTCGTCGACGAGTTCATCTCCTCGGCCGAGCAGAAGTGGGGCCAGACCAGCGGTGTGGTCCTGCTCCTCCCGCACGGTTACGAGGGCCAGGGCCCGGACCACTCCTCGGCCCGCCCGGAGCGGTTCCTCCAGCTCTGCGCCCAGAACAACATGACGGTCGCGATGCCGACGCTGCCGTCGAACTACTTCCACCTCCTGCGGTGGCAGGTGCACAACCCGCACCACAAGCCGCTGATCGTCTTCACCCCGAAGTCGATGCTGCGTCTGAAGGCCGCGGCCTCGAAGGCGGAGGAGTTCACCAGCGGCCAGTTCCGCCCGGTCATCGGCGACAGCTCGGTCGACCCGGCCGCCGTCCGCAAGGTCGTCTTCTGCGCCGGCAAGGTCTACTACGACCTGGACGCCGAGCGCCAGAAGCGCGGCGCGACGGACACGGCGATCATCCGCATCGAGCGGCTGTACCCGCTGCCGGGTGCCGAGCTCCAGGCGGAGATCAAGAAGTACCCGAACGCCGAGAAGTACCTGTGGGCGCAGGAGGAGCCGGCGAACCAGGGTGCCTGGCCGTTCATCGCGCTCAACCTGATCGACCACCTGGACCTGGCGGTCGGCGCGGACGTCCCGCACGGCGAGCGGCTGCGGCGCATCTCGCGCCCGCACTCCTCGTCGCCGGCGGTGGGCTCCGCGAAGCGCCACCAGGCCGAGCAGGAGCAGCTCGTGCGTGAGGTCTTCGAGGCGTAG
- a CDS encoding ABC transporter substrate-binding protein: protein MTASSTRRTTAARSRLAAAGAIAVASALLLTGCGDQTKDSSKGSGSASTASAPLAGKLPKEIRDKGRIEVGSDIAYAPVEFKDSSGKAVGLDPDLAAAMGKQLGVKLEFQNGTFDALLTGLRSGRYDIAMSAMTDNKNRQEGVDPDTGKKVGEGVDFVDYLTAGVSIYTRKGETQGIAGWSDLCGKKIAVERGTVSEDLAKQEAKKCPSGKKLTIEPFDDDQQSQTRLRSGGVDAASSDFPVAAYAVKTSGGGKDFQIVGQQVEAAPYGIAVAKKDTQLRDALQAAMNAIIKNGEYAKILKKWGAQDGAVKESVINGGK, encoded by the coding sequence ATGACCGCAAGCTCCACCCGTCGTACGACCGCTGCACGCTCCCGTCTGGCAGCGGCCGGTGCGATCGCGGTCGCCAGCGCCCTGCTGCTCACCGGCTGCGGTGACCAGACCAAGGACAGCAGCAAGGGCTCCGGCAGCGCGTCGACGGCCTCCGCGCCGCTGGCCGGCAAGCTCCCCAAGGAGATCCGGGACAAGGGCAGGATCGAGGTCGGCTCGGACATCGCGTACGCGCCCGTGGAGTTCAAGGACTCCTCCGGCAAGGCCGTCGGCCTGGACCCGGACCTGGCCGCGGCCATGGGCAAGCAGCTCGGCGTGAAGCTGGAGTTCCAGAACGGCACGTTCGACGCGCTGCTCACCGGTCTGCGCTCCGGCCGCTACGACATCGCGATGTCGGCGATGACGGACAACAAGAACCGCCAGGAGGGCGTCGACCCGGACACGGGCAAGAAGGTCGGCGAGGGCGTCGACTTCGTCGACTACCTGACCGCCGGCGTCTCCATCTACACCCGCAAGGGCGAAACCCAGGGCATCGCGGGCTGGTCGGACCTGTGCGGCAAGAAGATCGCCGTCGAGCGCGGCACCGTCTCGGAGGACCTGGCCAAGCAGGAGGCCAAGAAGTGTCCGAGCGGCAAGAAGCTCACCATCGAGCCCTTCGACGACGACCAGCAGTCCCAGACCCGGCTGCGCTCGGGCGGTGTGGACGCGGCCTCCTCCGACTTCCCGGTCGCCGCGTACGCGGTGAAGACCTCCGGTGGCGGCAAGGACTTCCAGATCGTCGGCCAGCAGGTCGAGGCGGCCCCGTACGGCATCGCCGTGGCGAAGAAGGACACCCAGCTGCGCGACGCGCTGCAGGCCGCGATGAACGCGATCATCAAGAACGGCGAGTACGCGAAGATCCTCAAGAAGTGGGGCGCCCAGGACGGCGCCGTCAAGGAGTCCGTGATCAACGGCGGCAAGTGA
- a CDS encoding Clp protease N-terminal domain-containing protein, with the protein MFERFTKDAREVVKGAFPHCEKTGERTVGAEHLLLALFDREGGRASFALGALGLSGRRATVRQALEEARRRGGLSRADTDALAGLGIDVSEIVARVEEAHGVGALSGDPEHRHRRQARRPGFGRDAKAALEKALRVAVGRRDRHIGDEHLLLALTVLPGPTSEVLADHGVTYAALNRVLYGRQETQTG; encoded by the coding sequence ATGTTCGAACGCTTCACCAAGGACGCCCGCGAGGTCGTGAAAGGCGCGTTCCCCCACTGCGAGAAGACGGGCGAGCGGACCGTCGGCGCGGAGCACCTGCTGCTCGCCCTGTTCGACCGCGAGGGCGGCCGCGCCTCCTTCGCCCTGGGCGCGCTCGGGCTCTCCGGCCGCCGGGCGACCGTACGGCAGGCGCTGGAGGAGGCACGGCGGCGCGGCGGGCTGTCCCGGGCCGACACGGACGCGCTGGCGGGGCTGGGGATCGACGTGTCCGAGATCGTCGCCCGGGTCGAGGAGGCGCACGGTGTCGGCGCGCTGTCCGGTGACCCGGAGCACCGGCACCGGCGGCAGGCCCGCCGGCCGGGCTTCGGCCGGGACGCCAAGGCCGCCCTGGAGAAGGCGTTGCGCGTCGCCGTCGGCCGGCGCGACCGGCACATCGGCGACGAGCACCTCCTGCTGGCCCTGACCGTCCTGCCCGGGCCGACGAGCGAGGTGCTGGCGGACCACGGCGTGACGTACGCCGCGCTCAACCGCGTCCTGTACGGCAGGCAGGAGACCCAGACCGGCTGA
- a CDS encoding zinc-binding dehydrogenase, with product MFAVYAARIDRDQPLTGLELGERPAPEARPGWSTIDVRAASLNHHDLWSLKGVGLSEDRLPMILGCDAAGIDEDGNEVVLHSVIGQTGHGVGPNEPRSILTERYQGTFAEQVAVPTWNVLPKPKELSFAEAACLPTAWLTAYRMLFTNAGVRPGDSVLVQGAGGGVATAAIVLGKAAGLRVFATSRDEAKRKRALELGAVEAVEPGARLPQRVDAVIETVGAATWSHSVKSLRPGGTIVISGATSGDRPSHAELTRIFFLELKVVGSTMGTKDELEDLLSFCAATGVRPVIDEELPLDRAREGFERLASGEQFGKIVLTHS from the coding sequence ATGTTCGCTGTCTACGCCGCCCGAATCGACCGCGACCAGCCGCTCACCGGCCTGGAGTTGGGGGAGCGTCCGGCCCCCGAGGCACGGCCCGGCTGGAGCACGATCGATGTGCGCGCCGCCTCCCTCAACCACCACGACCTCTGGTCCCTCAAGGGCGTCGGCCTGTCGGAGGACCGGCTGCCGATGATCCTCGGCTGTGACGCCGCCGGAATCGACGAGGACGGCAACGAGGTCGTCCTGCACTCCGTCATCGGCCAGACCGGCCACGGCGTCGGCCCGAACGAGCCGCGCTCCATCCTCACCGAGCGCTACCAGGGCACCTTCGCCGAGCAGGTGGCCGTCCCGACCTGGAACGTGCTGCCCAAGCCCAAGGAGCTGTCCTTCGCCGAGGCCGCCTGTCTGCCGACGGCCTGGCTGACGGCTTATCGGATGCTGTTCACCAACGCCGGGGTACGGCCCGGCGACTCGGTGCTCGTGCAGGGCGCGGGCGGCGGTGTCGCCACGGCCGCCATCGTGCTCGGCAAGGCGGCGGGCCTGCGGGTCTTCGCCACCAGCCGCGACGAGGCCAAGCGGAAGCGGGCCCTGGAGCTGGGTGCGGTGGAGGCGGTGGAGCCGGGGGCGCGGCTGCCGCAGCGGGTGGACGCCGTCATCGAGACCGTCGGCGCCGCCACCTGGTCCCACTCGGTGAAGTCGCTGCGGCCCGGCGGCACGATCGTCATCTCCGGCGCCACCAGCGGCGACCGGCCCTCGCACGCCGAGCTGACCCGGATCTTCTTCCTCGAGCTGAAGGTCGTCGGCTCCACCATGGGCACCAAGGACGAGCTGGAGGACCTGCTCTCCTTCTGCGCGGCGACCGGCGTCCGGCCCGTCATCGACGAGGAACTGCCGCTGGACCGGGCCCGCGAGGGCTTCGAACGCCTCGCGTCCGGCGAGCAGTTCGGGAAGATCGTGCTCACCCACTCCTGA
- a CDS encoding PadR family transcriptional regulator: protein MPPVFAHGRLRLYLLKLLDEAPRHGYEVIRLLEERFQGLYAPSAGTVYPRLAKLEAEGLVRHTTEGGRKVYAITDAGRAELADRSGELADLELEIRESVAELAAEIQADVRGAAGDLRREMRAAASEARRTRSGAPGPFGEYGDLTDKEAWKAAKEEMRRVRQEWKEQARRAKDESRRAREEAQRARRQAQEAQARARAQAQEEMQRIARQVQDRVQNHFAQGDWPTGLREGLSELAKELGDFGKYWGSSRTSGEPAPKHTGPAPDHDVTSAPYFPAGDFPAEYEPSWAHEEFTGDPARDLDRLLDRFRDDIRDAARDHGVTSDQLRDTRRHLSTAAAHIAAVLRGPKPDRQP from the coding sequence ATGCCCCCCGTCTTCGCCCACGGGCGCCTGCGCCTGTACCTGCTCAAGCTGCTCGACGAGGCCCCCCGCCACGGCTACGAGGTCATCAGACTCCTCGAGGAGCGCTTCCAGGGGCTGTACGCCCCGTCGGCGGGCACGGTGTATCCCCGGCTGGCCAAGCTGGAGGCCGAGGGCCTGGTCAGGCACACCACCGAGGGCGGCCGCAAGGTGTACGCCATCACGGACGCGGGCCGCGCCGAACTGGCCGACCGCAGCGGCGAGCTGGCCGATCTGGAGCTGGAGATCCGCGAGTCGGTCGCCGAACTGGCCGCCGAGATACAGGCCGACGTGCGCGGCGCGGCCGGTGATCTGCGCCGTGAGATGCGCGCCGCGGCCTCCGAGGCCCGCCGGACCAGGAGCGGCGCACCGGGTCCCTTCGGGGAGTACGGCGACCTCACCGACAAGGAGGCCTGGAAGGCCGCCAAGGAGGAGATGCGCCGGGTCAGGCAGGAGTGGAAGGAGCAGGCGCGCCGCGCCAAGGACGAGAGCCGCCGGGCCCGCGAGGAGGCCCAGCGGGCCCGCCGTCAGGCCCAGGAAGCGCAGGCGCGGGCGCGGGCCCAGGCGCAGGAGGAGATGCAGCGCATCGCCCGCCAGGTCCAGGACCGCGTCCAGAACCACTTCGCCCAGGGTGACTGGCCCACGGGCCTGCGCGAGGGCCTGTCCGAACTGGCCAAGGAGCTGGGCGACTTCGGCAAGTACTGGGGCTCCTCCCGTACCTCGGGCGAACCGGCCCCGAAGCACACCGGCCCCGCGCCGGACCACGACGTCACATCGGCCCCGTACTTCCCGGCCGGGGACTTCCCCGCCGAGTACGAACCCTCCTGGGCCCACGAGGAGTTCACCGGCGACCCGGCCCGCGACCTGGACCGCCTGCTGGACCGCTTCCGCGACGACATCCGCGACGCGGCCCGCGACCACGGGGTCACCTCGGACCAACTCCGCGACACCCGGCGCCACCTGTCCACGGCAGCGGCCCACATCGCCGCAGTCCTACGCGGACCGAAGCCCGACCGGCAGCCCTGA
- a CDS encoding helix-turn-helix domain-containing protein, with translation MTEATDLAERAGDRDPRVGLRAVAALRRLLEQLEAVQVRSARNQGWSWQEIAAELGVSRQAVHKKHGRQ, from the coding sequence ATGACCGAGGCAACCGATCTCGCCGAGCGCGCCGGCGACCGTGATCCGCGGGTGGGGCTGCGCGCCGTGGCCGCGCTGCGCAGGCTGCTGGAGCAGCTGGAGGCGGTGCAGGTGCGCAGTGCGCGCAATCAGGGCTGGTCGTGGCAGGAGATCGCCGCGGAGCTCGGCGTCAGCAGGCAGGCCGTGCACAAGAAACACGGGAGGCAGTGA
- a CDS encoding NAD(P)-dependent malic enzyme codes for MAAEIVNPRSDSKTDQDGGAEPLDSFDPAFALHRGGKMAVQATVPVRDKDDLSLAYTPGVARVCTAIAEQPELVNDYTWKSSVVAVVTDGTAVLGLGDIGPEASLPVMEGKAILFKQFGGVDAVPIALDCTEVDDIVETVVRLAPSFGGVNLEDISAPRCFEIERRLQERLDIPVFHDDQHGTAVVTLAALRNAARLSGREIGQLRAVISGAGAAGVAIARMLVEAGIGDVAVADRKGVVSADREDLTPVKRELAGFTNKAGVTGSLEDALAGADVFIGVSGGTVAEKAVASMAEGAFVFAMANPNPEVHPDVAHKYAAVVATGRSDFPNQINNVLAFPGIFAGALQVRATRITEGMKIAAAEALAAVVGDDLAADYVIPSPFDERVAPAVTAAVAAAARAEGVARR; via the coding sequence GTGGCAGCGGAGATCGTCAATCCTCGCAGCGACAGCAAAACGGACCAGGACGGCGGGGCCGAGCCCCTCGATTCCTTCGATCCGGCGTTCGCGCTGCACCGCGGCGGCAAGATGGCCGTGCAGGCCACTGTGCCGGTCCGCGACAAGGACGACCTTTCCCTCGCGTACACGCCCGGCGTCGCGCGCGTGTGCACCGCGATCGCGGAGCAGCCGGAGCTTGTCAACGACTACACATGGAAGTCCTCCGTGGTCGCCGTCGTCACCGACGGCACGGCCGTGCTCGGACTCGGGGACATCGGTCCCGAGGCCTCCCTCCCGGTGATGGAGGGCAAGGCCATCCTGTTCAAGCAGTTCGGCGGCGTCGACGCGGTCCCGATCGCGCTCGACTGCACCGAGGTGGACGACATCGTCGAGACCGTCGTCCGGCTCGCCCCGTCCTTCGGCGGAGTGAACCTGGAGGACATCTCGGCGCCCCGGTGCTTCGAGATCGAGCGCCGGCTGCAGGAGCGTCTGGACATCCCGGTCTTCCACGACGACCAGCACGGTACGGCCGTCGTGACGCTCGCCGCGCTGCGGAACGCGGCACGGCTCAGCGGCCGGGAGATCGGTCAGCTGCGGGCCGTCATCTCGGGCGCCGGCGCGGCCGGTGTCGCCATCGCCAGGATGCTGGTCGAGGCCGGCATCGGCGACGTGGCGGTGGCGGACCGCAAGGGCGTCGTGTCCGCCGACCGGGAGGACCTCACCCCGGTCAAGCGCGAGCTCGCCGGGTTCACCAACAAGGCCGGCGTCACCGGCTCGCTGGAGGACGCCCTCGCGGGCGCCGACGTCTTCATCGGCGTCTCCGGCGGCACGGTCGCGGAGAAGGCCGTCGCCTCCATGGCCGAGGGCGCCTTCGTGTTCGCGATGGCCAACCCGAACCCCGAGGTGCACCCGGACGTCGCCCACAAGTACGCGGCGGTCGTCGCCACCGGGCGGTCCGACTTCCCCAACCAGATCAACAACGTGCTGGCGTTCCCGGGCATCTTCGCGGGCGCGCTGCAGGTGCGGGCCACCCGGATCACCGAGGGGATGAAGATCGCTGCGGCTGAGGCGCTGGCCGCGGTGGTCGGTGACGACCTCGCCGCCGACTATGTGATTCCCTCGCCGTTCGACGAGCGGGTTGCTCCGGCGGTCACGGCGGCGGTTGCGGCTGCGGCGCGGGCCGAGGGCGTTGCCCGTCGCTGA
- a CDS encoding DUF6104 family protein — protein sequence MYFTDRGIEELEKRRGEEEVSFEWLAEQLRTFVDLNPDFEVPVERLATWLARLDDEDDE from the coding sequence ATGTACTTCACCGACCGCGGTATCGAGGAGTTGGAGAAGCGGCGCGGCGAGGAAGAGGTCAGCTTTGAGTGGCTGGCCGAGCAGCTGCGCACGTTCGTCGATCTGAACCCCGACTTCGAGGTGCCCGTAGAGCGGCTGGCCACCTGGCTCGCCCGGCTCGACGACGAGGACGACGAGTAG
- a CDS encoding DUF4097 family beta strand repeat-containing protein, whose amino-acid sequence MPEWSVSEPQKLTFDTRVSDLQVRIVNGTVNVVGTDEGSARLEISEIEGPPLVVTQMGDTLTVAYEDLPWKGFLKWLDRKGWRRSAIVSLAVPADTRVEVGVIGAGAVVSGIRGPAVVKGVTGDTALVGVSGPVRADTVSGNLEAQAVTGDLRFNSVSGDLTVVEGSGRSVRADSVSGSMIVDLDPDGPTDVTLTSVSGEIAIRLPHPADAEVEANTASGTISNAFDGLRVHGQWGAHKITGRLGAGTGRLKATTISGSIALLRRPPREDEPDTPWESESSGPADPSGPSGSSQPPGTGPGAGAPSASGDNSVSDQGAGGTDTDAPADGTTDKKVL is encoded by the coding sequence ATGCCCGAGTGGTCCGTCAGCGAGCCCCAGAAGCTCACCTTCGACACCCGCGTGAGCGACCTGCAGGTCCGCATCGTCAACGGAACGGTGAACGTGGTGGGCACGGACGAGGGTTCCGCACGCCTGGAGATCTCGGAGATCGAGGGACCACCCCTGGTGGTGACCCAGATGGGCGACACCCTCACGGTGGCCTACGAGGACCTGCCCTGGAAGGGCTTCCTGAAATGGCTCGACCGCAAGGGCTGGCGGCGCAGCGCCATCGTCTCCCTGGCGGTCCCCGCCGACACCCGCGTGGAGGTGGGCGTGATCGGCGCCGGCGCGGTCGTCTCCGGCATCCGCGGCCCGGCCGTGGTCAAGGGGGTCACCGGCGACACGGCTCTGGTCGGCGTCTCGGGCCCGGTCCGCGCGGACACCGTGTCCGGGAATCTGGAGGCCCAGGCGGTCACGGGCGACCTGCGGTTCAACTCGGTCTCGGGGGACCTGACGGTGGTCGAGGGCTCCGGCCGCTCCGTCCGTGCCGACTCCGTCAGCGGCTCCATGATCGTCGACCTTGACCCGGACGGCCCGACGGACGTCACCCTGACCAGCGTCTCCGGTGAGATCGCCATCCGCCTGCCGCATCCGGCGGACGCCGAGGTGGAGGCGAACACCGCCAGCGGCACGATCTCCAACGCCTTCGACGGGCTGCGGGTGCACGGCCAGTGGGGCGCCCACAAGATCACCGGCCGTCTCGGCGCCGGCACCGGCAGACTGAAGGCCACCACGATCTCCGGCTCGATCGCCCTGCTGCGCCGGCCGCCGCGCGAGGACGAGCCGGACACCCCGTGGGAGTCCGAGTCCTCCGGTCCCGCAGACCCTTCCGGCCCGTCCGGGTCCTCGCAGCCCCCCGGCACCGGCCCCGGCGCCGGCGCCCCGTCCGCCTCGGGGGACAATTCCGTCTCCGACCAGGGCGCCGGCGGGACCGACACCGACGCCCCGGCCGACGGCACGACCGACAAGAAGGTGCTCTGA